In Rhododendron vialii isolate Sample 1 chromosome 9a, ASM3025357v1, the following are encoded in one genomic region:
- the LOC131300497 gene encoding protein VAC14 homolog isoform X1 has product MADSISPIPAAVLRNLSDKLYEKRKNAALEVEGIVKQLAAAGDHDKITAVINLLTNEFTYSPQANHRKGGLIGLAAATVGLTSEAAQHLEQIVPPVLNSFSDQDSRVRYYACEALYNIAKVVRGDFIVFFNQIFDALCKLSADSDPNVQSAAHLLDRLVKDIVTESNEFSIEEFIPLLRERMNVLNPYVRQFLVGWITVLDSVPDIDMLGFLPDFLDGLFNMLSDSSHEIRQQADSALSEFLQEIKNSPSVDYGRMAEILVQRATSVDEFTRLTAITWINEFVKLGGDQLVPYYADILGAILPCISDKEEKIRVVARETNEELRAIQADPAEGFDVGAILSIARRQLSSEWEATRIEALHWISTLLNRHRAEVLLSLNDIFDTLLKALSDPSDEVVLLVLEVHACIAKDPLNFRQLVVFLVHNFRIDTTLLEKRGALIVRRLCVLLDAERVYRELSTILVGECDLDFATIMVQALNLILLTSSELSELRGLLKHSLVNPAGKDLFLSLYSSWCHSPMAIISLCLLAQAWQHASSIIQSMVEEDINVKFLVQLDKLIHLLETPIFAYLRLQLLEPGRYMWLLKALYGLLMLLPQQSKAFRVLKTRLKTVPSYSFSSEQSKWTSGNSYSQVHRMISGSPVSEDGDMDEDLRSVQNGINFASRLQQFEQMQQQHRMHSKSQTQSRYNSTSSSKCMQEVQRPEEPRRPSPVPDMSGPPSRSSRRGPGQLQI; this is encoded by the exons ATGGCCGACTCCATCTCCCCGATTCCCGCCGCGGTCCTCCGAAACCTCTCCGACAAGCTCTACGAGAAGCGGAAGAATGCTGCTCTCGAG GTTGAAGGAATCGTGAAGCAGTTAGCGGCGGCCGGAGATCACGACAAGATTACGGCCGTGATCAATTTGTTGACCAATGAGTTCACATACTCGCCGCAGGCAAATCACCGGAAG GGAGGATTGATTGGGCTGGCGGCGGCCACTGTTGGTTTGACTAGTGAAGCAGCTCAGCATCTCGAG CAAATTGTTCCACCTGTGCTTAATTCCTTTTCAGACCAAGATAGCAGAGTTCGTTATTATGCTTGTGAAGCTCTATATAACATAGCAAAG GTTGTCAGGGGAGACTTTATTGTGTTCTTCAATCAGATTTTTGATGCCTTATGTAAGCTTTCAGCAGACTCAGATCCCAATGTACAGAGTGCTGCTCATCTTTTAGATAGACTTGTGAAG GATATTGTTACAGAGAGTAATGAATTCAG CATTGAAGAATTTATACCGCTACTGAGAGAGCGTATGAATGTCCTTAATCCTTATGTCCGCCAATTTTTGGTAGGATGGATCACAGTCCTAGACAGTGTTCCTGATATCGATATGCTGGGTTTCCTTCCTGATTTTCTTGATG GATTGTTCAACATGTTAAGCGATTCTAGTCATGAAATACGGCAACAAGCTGATTCAGCACTTTCTGAGTTTCTTCAAGAGATCAAAAACTCTCCA TCTGTAGATTATGGTCGAATGGCTGAAATACTGGTACAAAGGGCAACTTCCGTTGACGAATTTACTCGCTTGACAGCAATCACATGG ATAAATGAATTTGTTAAACTTGGTGGTGATCAACTTGTTCCTTATTATGCTGATATTCTGGGAGCCATTTTGCCCTGCATATCtgacaaagaagagaaaataagagTT GTCGCTCGTGAGACCAATGAAGAACTTCGTGCAATCCAGGCTGATCCAGCTGAAGGGTTTGATGTAGGAGCAATTCTATCGATTGCAAGGAG GCAGTTGTCCAGTGAATGGGAGGCTACTCGAATCGAAGCACTGCACTGGATTTCGACTCTTCTAAATAGACATCGTGCAGAG GTCTTGCTGTCCCTGAATGATATTTTTGACACTCTCCTGAAGGCACTATCAGATCCATCTGATGAG GTAGTTCTCCTGGTGCTTGAGGTGCATGCGTGCATAGCCAAAGACCCGCTAAATTTCCGCCAGCTTGTAGTTTTCTTGGTGCATAACTTTCGAATTGACACCACCTTGCTGGAGAA GCGTGGGGCTTTGATAGTCCGCCGACTTTGTGTTCTTTTAGATGCTGAAAGAGTCTATCGGGAACTCTCCACAATACTTGTGGGAGAATGTGACTTGGATTTTGCGACAATTATGGTCCAG GCTTTGAACTTGATTTTACTCACTTCCTCTGAATTGTCTGAGCTTCGTGGTCTTCTCAAACACTCACTGGTCAATCCTGCTGGAAAAGacttatttctttctttgtacTCTTCATGGTGCCATTCACCAATGGCGATTATAAGTCTCTGCTTATTAGCTCAGGCATGG CAGCATGCAAGTTCCATCATTCAATCTATGGTTGAGGAAGACATCAATGTTAAATTCTTGGTTCAGTTGGATAAACTGATCCACCTACTAGAGACTCCAATTTTTGCTTATCTTAGGTTGCAG CTTCTTGAACCTGGAAGATATATGTGGTTGTTAAAGGCTTTATATGGTCTTCTGATGCTGCTTCCCCAG CAAAGTAAGGCCTTCAGGGTACTAAAGACTCGATTAAAAACCGTGCCCTCATACTCCTTTAGTAGCGAGCAGTCCAAATGGACGTCCGGTAACTCTTACTCCCAAGTCCATCGTATGATAAGTGGATCACCTGTATCTGAGGATGGTGACATGGACGAAGATCTGCGGAGTGTGCAAAATGGAATAAACTTCGCTTCCAGGCTGCAACAGTTTGAGCAGATGCAGCAGCAGCACCGTATGCACTCAAAATCACAAACACAGTCGCGCTACAATTCTACTTCATCTTCAAAG TGTATGCAGGAGGTGCAGAGACCAGAAGAACCTCGTCGACCTTCGCCTGTACCAGACATGAGCGGACCTCCTTCAAGATCGTCACGTAGAGGTCCGGGACAGTTACAAATTTAA
- the LOC131300497 gene encoding protein VAC14 homolog isoform X2: MADSISPIPAAVLRNLSDKLYEKRKNAALEVEGIVKQLAAAGDHDKITAVINLLTNEFTYSPQANHRKGGLIGLAAATVGLTSEAAQHLEQIVPPVLNSFSDQDSRVRYYACEALYNIAKVVRGDFIVFFNQIFDALCKLSADSDPNVQSAAHLLDRLVKDIVTESNEFSIEEFIPLLRERMNVLNPYVRQFLVGWITVLDSVPDIDMLGFLPDFLDGLFNMLSDSSHEIRQQADSALSEFLQEIKNSPSVDYGRMAEILVQRATSVDEFTRLTAITWINEFVKLGGDQLVPYYADILGAILPCISDKEEKIRVVARETNEELRAIQADPAEGFDVGAILSIARRQLSSEWEATRIEALHWISTLLNRHRAEVLLSLNDIFDTLLKALSDPSDEVVLLVLEVHACIAKDPLNFRQLVVFLVHNFRIDTTLLEKRGALIVRRLCVLLDAERVYRELSTILVGECDLDFATIMVQALNLILLTSSELSELRGLLKHSLVNPAGKDLFLSLYSSWCHSPMAIISLCLLAQAWQHASSIIQSMVEEDINVKFLVQLDKLIHLLETPIFAYLRLQLLEPGRYMWLLKALYGLLMLLPQQSKAFRVLKTRLKTVPSYSFSSEQSKWTSGNSYSQVHRMISGSPVSEDGDMDEDLRSVQNGINFASRLQQFEQMQQQHRMHSKSQTQSRYNSTSSSKEVQRPEEPRRPSPVPDMSGPPSRSSRRGPGQLQI, translated from the exons ATGGCCGACTCCATCTCCCCGATTCCCGCCGCGGTCCTCCGAAACCTCTCCGACAAGCTCTACGAGAAGCGGAAGAATGCTGCTCTCGAG GTTGAAGGAATCGTGAAGCAGTTAGCGGCGGCCGGAGATCACGACAAGATTACGGCCGTGATCAATTTGTTGACCAATGAGTTCACATACTCGCCGCAGGCAAATCACCGGAAG GGAGGATTGATTGGGCTGGCGGCGGCCACTGTTGGTTTGACTAGTGAAGCAGCTCAGCATCTCGAG CAAATTGTTCCACCTGTGCTTAATTCCTTTTCAGACCAAGATAGCAGAGTTCGTTATTATGCTTGTGAAGCTCTATATAACATAGCAAAG GTTGTCAGGGGAGACTTTATTGTGTTCTTCAATCAGATTTTTGATGCCTTATGTAAGCTTTCAGCAGACTCAGATCCCAATGTACAGAGTGCTGCTCATCTTTTAGATAGACTTGTGAAG GATATTGTTACAGAGAGTAATGAATTCAG CATTGAAGAATTTATACCGCTACTGAGAGAGCGTATGAATGTCCTTAATCCTTATGTCCGCCAATTTTTGGTAGGATGGATCACAGTCCTAGACAGTGTTCCTGATATCGATATGCTGGGTTTCCTTCCTGATTTTCTTGATG GATTGTTCAACATGTTAAGCGATTCTAGTCATGAAATACGGCAACAAGCTGATTCAGCACTTTCTGAGTTTCTTCAAGAGATCAAAAACTCTCCA TCTGTAGATTATGGTCGAATGGCTGAAATACTGGTACAAAGGGCAACTTCCGTTGACGAATTTACTCGCTTGACAGCAATCACATGG ATAAATGAATTTGTTAAACTTGGTGGTGATCAACTTGTTCCTTATTATGCTGATATTCTGGGAGCCATTTTGCCCTGCATATCtgacaaagaagagaaaataagagTT GTCGCTCGTGAGACCAATGAAGAACTTCGTGCAATCCAGGCTGATCCAGCTGAAGGGTTTGATGTAGGAGCAATTCTATCGATTGCAAGGAG GCAGTTGTCCAGTGAATGGGAGGCTACTCGAATCGAAGCACTGCACTGGATTTCGACTCTTCTAAATAGACATCGTGCAGAG GTCTTGCTGTCCCTGAATGATATTTTTGACACTCTCCTGAAGGCACTATCAGATCCATCTGATGAG GTAGTTCTCCTGGTGCTTGAGGTGCATGCGTGCATAGCCAAAGACCCGCTAAATTTCCGCCAGCTTGTAGTTTTCTTGGTGCATAACTTTCGAATTGACACCACCTTGCTGGAGAA GCGTGGGGCTTTGATAGTCCGCCGACTTTGTGTTCTTTTAGATGCTGAAAGAGTCTATCGGGAACTCTCCACAATACTTGTGGGAGAATGTGACTTGGATTTTGCGACAATTATGGTCCAG GCTTTGAACTTGATTTTACTCACTTCCTCTGAATTGTCTGAGCTTCGTGGTCTTCTCAAACACTCACTGGTCAATCCTGCTGGAAAAGacttatttctttctttgtacTCTTCATGGTGCCATTCACCAATGGCGATTATAAGTCTCTGCTTATTAGCTCAGGCATGG CAGCATGCAAGTTCCATCATTCAATCTATGGTTGAGGAAGACATCAATGTTAAATTCTTGGTTCAGTTGGATAAACTGATCCACCTACTAGAGACTCCAATTTTTGCTTATCTTAGGTTGCAG CTTCTTGAACCTGGAAGATATATGTGGTTGTTAAAGGCTTTATATGGTCTTCTGATGCTGCTTCCCCAG CAAAGTAAGGCCTTCAGGGTACTAAAGACTCGATTAAAAACCGTGCCCTCATACTCCTTTAGTAGCGAGCAGTCCAAATGGACGTCCGGTAACTCTTACTCCCAAGTCCATCGTATGATAAGTGGATCACCTGTATCTGAGGATGGTGACATGGACGAAGATCTGCGGAGTGTGCAAAATGGAATAAACTTCGCTTCCAGGCTGCAACAGTTTGAGCAGATGCAGCAGCAGCACCGTATGCACTCAAAATCACAAACACAGTCGCGCTACAATTCTACTTCATCTTCAAAG GAGGTGCAGAGACCAGAAGAACCTCGTCGACCTTCGCCTGTACCAGACATGAGCGGACCTCCTTCAAGATCGTCACGTAGAGGTCCGGGACAGTTACAAATTTAA